From Salinibacterium sp. ZJ450, one genomic window encodes:
- a CDS encoding HNH endonuclease signature motif containing protein: MAQTTLPDLEALTAALAAVAVLSVEQAVLGALSDDRLLDWQAGYAELTRSVQVRSAAVVGEIARRSAPELGHDGLAQRTGHRTAEKFVAATTGVTEAEARTLVSVGAIMVNAAETDAGDPTTERSFKQSRPWLDEVGRAVARDELSVAKAEAIRNGLGDLPAEQPAAAAGTDPGAAPGAAAGGVTAADLAGAVLRLLAEAPELSADRLYRRARELRDELDAAGILDRERALHQARSIRRYRQPDGMTRYVITADPENAELIDQTIDALTSPKRGGPRFVTPADLARAEAIEADPRSPEQLAFDGFLALLQLGIDADPGQICGSRKPAVRLLVAETELQKTDGRGWIEGQKVPVSMQTITRAMCEAGVVPISFGDDGQSLRLGREQRLFNPKQRLVLAARDGGCMWPDCDRPASWCEAHHIDEWDRDHGLTDVENGILLCRHHHLLLHDHGWSITRAHGQYWLIPPASVDPQQKPRPMPSRSQALADLQQRPA; the protein is encoded by the coding sequence ATGGCCCAGACCACGCTCCCCGACCTCGAGGCGCTGACCGCCGCCCTCGCGGCGGTCGCGGTGCTGTCGGTGGAGCAGGCCGTCCTGGGCGCGCTGTCCGATGACCGGTTGCTGGACTGGCAGGCCGGCTATGCCGAGCTGACCCGCTCGGTGCAGGTCCGCAGTGCCGCGGTGGTCGGCGAGATCGCCCGCCGCTCGGCACCGGAGCTCGGCCACGACGGGCTGGCGCAGCGCACCGGGCACCGCACCGCGGAGAAGTTCGTGGCCGCCACCACCGGGGTGACCGAGGCCGAGGCCAGAACCCTGGTCAGCGTCGGCGCGATCATGGTGAACGCGGCCGAGACCGATGCCGGCGACCCCACCACGGAGCGGTCGTTCAAGCAGTCCCGGCCCTGGCTGGACGAGGTCGGCCGGGCGGTGGCCCGCGACGAGCTGTCGGTGGCGAAGGCCGAGGCGATCCGCAACGGCCTGGGCGACCTGCCGGCCGAGCAGCCCGCCGCTGCCGCCGGCACCGACCCCGGCGCTGCTCCTGGCGCTGCTGCGGGCGGGGTGACGGCGGCCGATCTGGCCGGGGCGGTGCTGCGGTTACTCGCCGAGGCACCGGAGCTGTCCGCCGACCGGCTCTACCGGCGGGCCCGCGAGCTCCGCGACGAACTCGACGCGGCCGGCATCCTGGACCGGGAACGGGCCCTGCACCAGGCGCGCAGCATCCGCCGCTACCGGCAACCGGACGGGATGACCCGCTACGTGATCACCGCCGACCCGGAAAACGCCGAGCTGATCGATCAGACCATCGACGCCCTCACCTCCCCCAAACGCGGCGGCCCCCGGTTCGTGACCCCGGCCGACCTGGCCCGGGCCGAGGCCATCGAGGCCGACCCGCGCTCCCCGGAACAGCTCGCCTTCGACGGCTTCCTCGCCCTGCTGCAGCTGGGCATCGACGCCGACCCCGGACAGATCTGCGGCAGCCGCAAACCCGCCGTCCGCCTGCTGGTCGCCGAAACCGAACTGCAAAAAACCGACGGCCGCGGCTGGATCGAGGGACAGAAGGTCCCGGTGTCGATGCAGACCATCACCCGGGCCATGTGCGAGGCCGGAGTGGTGCCGATCAGCTTCGGCGACGACGGCCAATCGCTCCGCCTCGGCCGCGAACAACGCCTGTTCAACCCGAAACAACGACTGGTCCTCGCCGCCCGAGACGGCGGCTGCATGTGGCCGGACTGCGACCGCCCCGCCTCCTGGTGCGAAGCCCACCACATCGACGAATGGGACCGCGACCACGGGCTGACCGACGTCGAGAACGGCATCCTGCTCTGCCGACATCACCACCTGCTGCTCCACGACCACGGCTGGAGCATCACCCGCGCCCACGGACAGTACTGGCTAATCCCACCCGCCTCGGTCGACCCGCAACAAAAACCCCGACCCATGCCCTCCCGCAGCCAAGCACTCGCCGACCTACAACAACGCCCGGCATGA
- a CDS encoding alpha/beta fold hydrolase, with the protein MVATLFDGITQRSVTTDRLTANVLERPGQGDAETVVFIHGNVSSSLFWQPTLLALPDDIRGIAIDLRGFGDSQTLPVDATRGLRDYSDDVASVLEELGIDRAHFVGWSMGAGVTFQYLLDHGPSVQTLTVIAPVSPYGFGGTVGENGRPLTTDGAGTGGGGTNPDFVARLEARDTSDEGPTSPRVVYRTTYVKHPENLPYEDIWVESMLSTKTGPGNYPGDSVPSESWPGFAAGGRGILNTMSPVHFNVTGIVDLESKPPILWVRGVDDAIVGDNSFYDLNVLGKIGAIPGWPGDEVAPSQPMILQTRAVLEQYQAHGGEYRELALDDCGHSPHLEYPEVFDEALHAHIGVRERVAE; encoded by the coding sequence ATGGTTGCAACCCTGTTCGATGGCATCACCCAGCGGTCGGTTACCACCGATCGGCTCACCGCGAACGTGCTCGAGAGGCCCGGGCAAGGCGACGCCGAGACCGTGGTGTTCATCCACGGAAACGTGTCGTCGTCGCTGTTCTGGCAGCCGACGCTGCTGGCGTTACCCGACGACATCCGCGGCATCGCGATCGACCTGCGCGGCTTCGGTGACAGCCAGACGTTGCCGGTCGACGCGACGCGGGGATTGCGCGACTACTCGGATGACGTGGCCTCCGTGTTGGAGGAGCTCGGCATCGATCGGGCGCACTTCGTGGGCTGGAGCATGGGCGCCGGAGTCACGTTCCAGTACCTGCTCGACCATGGCCCTTCGGTGCAGACGCTGACCGTGATCGCACCGGTGTCGCCGTACGGGTTCGGCGGAACGGTGGGCGAGAACGGCCGACCGCTCACCACGGATGGCGCGGGTACCGGTGGAGGGGGAACGAACCCCGACTTCGTGGCCAGGCTTGAGGCGCGTGACACCTCGGATGAGGGCCCCACCTCGCCGCGGGTCGTGTACCGCACCACCTACGTGAAGCATCCGGAGAACCTGCCATACGAGGACATCTGGGTGGAGTCGATGCTGTCGACGAAGACCGGTCCGGGCAACTACCCGGGCGACTCGGTGCCGTCGGAGAGCTGGCCGGGCTTCGCGGCGGGAGGGCGCGGCATCCTGAACACGATGTCGCCGGTGCACTTCAATGTGACCGGGATTGTCGACCTTGAGTCGAAGCCGCCGATCCTGTGGGTGCGCGGGGTGGATGACGCCATCGTTGGGGACAACTCGTTCTACGACCTGAACGTGCTGGGAAAGATCGGTGCCATCCCGGGTTGGCCGGGTGACGAGGTGGCGCCGTCGCAGCCGATGATCCTGCAGACCCGTGCGGTGCTTGAGCAGTACCAGGCGCATGGCGGCGAATACCGCGAACTGGCGCTCGACGATTGCGGCCACTCGCCGCACCTGGAGTACCCCGAGGTGTTCGACGAGGCGCTGCACGCGCACATCGGCGTGCGAGAGCGCGTCGCGGAGTAG
- the ispG gene encoding flavodoxin-dependent (E)-4-hydroxy-3-methylbut-2-enyl-diphosphate synthase, with protein sequence MPAVNLGMPKIPEVLAPRRKTRQIKVGKVLVGGDAPVSVQSMTTTPTPNINATLQQIAELTASGCDIVRVAVPSRDDAEALPIIAKKSQIPVIADIHFQPNYVYAAIDAGCAAVRVNPGNIRKFDDQVGEIAKRAKEAGVSIRIGVNAGSLDPRLLQKYGKATPEALVESAVWEASLFEEHDFHDFKISVKHNDPIIMVKAYRLLAERGDWPLHLGVTEAGPAFQGTIKSATAFGILLSEGIGDTIRVSLSAPPVEEVKVGLQILQSLNLRERKLEIVSCPSCGRAQVDVYTLADEVTAGLEGMSVPLRVAVMGCVVNGPGEAREADLGVASGNGKGQIFVKGEVIKTVPESEIVATLIEEANRLAAEMPASDTSTGSPVVSVGS encoded by the coding sequence GTGCCAGCAGTCAATCTCGGTATGCCGAAGATCCCCGAAGTCCTCGCCCCGCGCCGCAAGACGCGGCAGATCAAGGTGGGCAAGGTGCTCGTCGGCGGCGACGCCCCGGTGAGCGTGCAGTCGATGACCACGACACCCACCCCGAACATCAACGCCACTCTGCAGCAGATCGCCGAGCTCACGGCATCCGGATGCGACATCGTGCGCGTCGCCGTGCCCAGCCGTGACGACGCCGAAGCGCTGCCGATCATCGCTAAGAAGAGCCAGATCCCGGTGATCGCCGACATCCACTTCCAGCCGAACTACGTGTACGCGGCGATCGACGCCGGCTGCGCCGCCGTGCGGGTCAACCCGGGCAACATCCGCAAATTCGACGACCAGGTCGGCGAGATCGCGAAGCGCGCCAAAGAGGCAGGCGTCAGCATCCGGATCGGCGTGAACGCCGGATCGCTCGACCCTCGCCTGCTGCAGAAGTACGGCAAGGCCACCCCCGAGGCGCTCGTCGAGAGCGCCGTCTGGGAGGCGAGCCTGTTCGAGGAGCACGACTTCCACGACTTCAAGATCTCGGTCAAGCACAATGACCCGATCATCATGGTGAAGGCCTACCGGCTCCTCGCCGAACGCGGCGACTGGCCGCTGCACCTCGGCGTCACCGAGGCCGGCCCCGCCTTCCAGGGCACGATCAAGAGCGCCACCGCGTTCGGCATCCTGCTCTCCGAGGGCATCGGCGACACCATCCGCGTCTCACTGAGTGCCCCGCCGGTCGAAGAGGTGAAGGTGGGCCTGCAGATCCTGCAGTCGCTCAACCTGCGCGAGCGCAAGCTCGAGATCGTCTCCTGCCCGAGCTGCGGCCGCGCCCAGGTGGACGTGTACACGCTCGCCGACGAGGTCACCGCGGGCCTCGAGGGCATGAGCGTCCCGCTGCGCGTTGCCGTGATGGGCTGCGTCGTGAACGGCCCGGGCGAGGCTCGCGAAGCCGACCTCGGGGTCGCCAGCGGCAACGGCAAGGGCCAGATCTTCGTCAAGGGCGAGGTCATTAAGACCGTGCCGGAGTCCGAGATCGTCGCCACCCTGATCGAAGAGGCCAACCGCCTCGCCGCCGAGATGCCGGCCAGCGACACCTCCACCGGCAG